The following proteins are encoded in a genomic region of Anaerolineales bacterium:
- a CDS encoding YeeE/YedE family protein, which yields MKRFTSFISQELWSPYLAGILLGIVGLLTVLLANALLGASGAFESIVGWIGKNLNLSAFNNIYWGATGGRAMPIIRPEITWSVILLVGILLGGTFGALSSKTFKFRFNDDAQWKRIFGPQPWKRWVIGFFGAIIVEYGAGIAGGCTSGLAISGGMLFVPAAFLFMGGFMITGIITALIIYGKRY from the coding sequence ATGAAACGGTTCACATCATTCATTTCGCAAGAGCTCTGGTCACCCTACCTGGCAGGCATCCTGCTGGGTATCGTGGGCTTGCTGACGGTTTTGCTAGCCAACGCCTTGTTAGGAGCTTCAGGGGCATTTGAAAGCATCGTGGGTTGGATCGGCAAGAATCTCAACCTGAGTGCATTCAATAACATATATTGGGGAGCTACCGGAGGCAGGGCCATGCCAATTATCCGGCCAGAAATTACCTGGTCTGTCATTCTGCTGGTAGGAATATTGCTCGGCGGAACCTTTGGGGCACTTTCCAGCAAGACATTCAAGTTCCGGTTTAATGATGATGCTCAATGGAAGCGCATTTTCGGTCCACAACCCTGGAAGCGCTGGGTGATCGGTTTTTTTGGTGCGATCATCGTTGAATACGGTGCAGGTATTGCGGGGGGATGCACCAGTGGTCTGGCCATCTCCGGTGGCATGCTGTTCGTACCGGCGGCTTTCCTATTTATGGGTGGATTTATGATAACCGGCATCATCACCGCCTTGATCATTTATGGAAAGAGGTATTAG
- a CDS encoding amino acid ABC transporter ATP-binding protein: MSEEQKQPIIIAREVHKWFDNFQALRGVSMEVMPGEVVVIFGPSGSGKSTFIRTLNRLEEHQRGTIIINGIELSHDVRNIERVRSEIGMVFQQFNLFPHLTVMQNISLAPIWVRKWTKEKAEQNAMKLLERVGIPEQADKYPGQLSGGQQQRVAIARALAMQPQIMLFDEPTSALDPEMIKEVLDVMVELARSGMTMLVVTHEMGFARAVANRMYFFDAGKIVETGTPEQIFTNPQESRTKLFLSQILEH; this comes from the coding sequence ATGAGCGAAGAACAAAAACAGCCGATCATCATCGCCAGGGAGGTGCACAAGTGGTTCGATAACTTCCAGGCTCTGCGCGGGGTGAGCATGGAAGTGATGCCCGGGGAGGTCGTGGTGATCTTTGGGCCATCGGGGAGTGGGAAATCGACCTTCATCCGCACGCTCAACCGCCTGGAGGAGCACCAGCGGGGCACCATCATCATCAACGGGATCGAGCTTTCGCATGACGTGCGCAACATTGAACGCGTCCGCAGCGAGATCGGTATGGTGTTCCAGCAGTTCAACCTGTTCCCGCACCTCACCGTGATGCAGAATATCAGCCTGGCACCCATCTGGGTGCGCAAGTGGACCAAGGAAAAAGCCGAGCAAAATGCGATGAAGCTGCTTGAGCGGGTGGGCATCCCCGAGCAGGCGGATAAATACCCGGGACAGCTTTCGGGTGGTCAGCAGCAGCGGGTGGCGATCGCCCGGGCACTGGCGATGCAGCCGCAGATCATGCTGTTCGACGAGCCAACCAGTGCGCTAGACCCGGAGATGATCAAAGAGGTGCTGGACGTAATGGTGGAGCTGGCGCGTAGTGGAATGACGATGTTGGTGGTGACGCACGAGATGGGCTTTGCCCGGGCAGTGGCGAACCGCATGTATTTCTTCGACGCTGGGAAGATTGTGGAGACGGGCACCCCCGAACAGATCTTTACGAATCCGCAGGAAAGCCGAACCAAGCTGTTTTTGTCACAAATCCTCGAACATTAA
- a CDS encoding cytochrome B6, protein MHAIPSKDKRISRRSFLSWLLKGSLAASGLLGVAALGRFLSFQGQSSQPTEYDLGPALDYPSDSRTAIPEIPAMIIHNQAGFTAISLVCPHLGCTVNVTSEGFTCPCHGSRFLADGSLRNGPASKALTSMRAEVDAAGHLIVSTA, encoded by the coding sequence ATGCATGCCATTCCGTCGAAAGATAAGCGCATAAGCCGGCGCAGCTTTTTGAGCTGGCTGTTAAAAGGCAGCCTGGCCGCTTCGGGCTTGCTGGGTGTGGCCGCCCTGGGCCGCTTCCTTAGCTTCCAGGGCCAATCCAGCCAACCCACCGAATATGACCTGGGACCAGCGCTGGATTACCCATCAGATTCCCGCACTGCCATACCGGAGATACCGGCAATGATCATCCACAACCAGGCGGGGTTCACGGCCATCAGCCTGGTTTGCCCGCACCTGGGCTGCACCGTTAATGTAACCAGCGAGGGATTCACCTGCCCATGCCATGGCAGCCGGTTTCTCGCGGACGGCAGCTTGCGGAATGGACCAGCCTCCAAGGCACTGACCAGCATGCGAGCTGAAGTCGACGCTGCGGGCCACCTGATCGTATCTACTGCTTAA
- a CDS encoding cytochrome B6, which translates to MRPTFYDHLHPPTIPAPQARFRYTLGTGGLAVFLALVVGFTGILVTFYYLPTPEGAANSIQVLTFLVPFGWLMRNLHYWSAQLLVLVAALHLLRVVFTGAYLPPRRLNYLLGLSLLVLCLFLDFTGYVLRWDQGVHWALVAGTNLVRAIPLVGDRLYAMLVGGTQIGATTLIRFYAWHLFGLTLAVIIILVWHIFRVRRDGGIAVPPPELRGDLTRVSRKQLVQQEGLAMLLAGVVLLLLAILVPAPLAPGIQEGTSPASESLAPWFFLWVQELLRLGNPFIFGVLVPAGALLLVALVPYLFPKQLTPAELGRWFPRGGRNVQVLVAILAFSIVLLTVLALIHRITSAG; encoded by the coding sequence ATGCGCCCAACTTTTTACGACCACCTGCACCCCCCTACGATACCTGCCCCCCAGGCACGCTTTCGTTATACACTTGGCACAGGCGGCCTGGCGGTATTCCTGGCCCTGGTCGTGGGTTTCACCGGGATCCTGGTGACCTTTTATTACCTGCCCACCCCAGAGGGGGCAGCGAATTCGATCCAGGTGCTCACCTTCCTCGTGCCTTTTGGCTGGCTGATGCGCAACCTGCACTACTGGTCAGCCCAATTGCTGGTGTTGGTGGCAGCCTTGCACTTACTGCGGGTGGTATTCACCGGAGCGTACCTGCCTCCCCGGCGGCTGAATTACTTGCTGGGGCTTTCTCTACTTGTGTTATGTCTGTTCTTGGACTTCACGGGCTATGTGCTGCGCTGGGACCAAGGTGTGCATTGGGCTTTGGTGGCAGGTACCAACCTAGTGCGCGCCATCCCCCTGGTGGGTGACAGGCTATACGCAATGCTGGTGGGTGGCACTCAGATCGGAGCAACTACACTGATCCGCTTTTATGCCTGGCACCTGTTCGGGCTCACCCTGGCGGTAATCATTATCCTGGTGTGGCACATCTTCCGTGTGCGGCGCGATGGCGGGATTGCCGTACCTCCACCAGAATTACGCGGTGATTTAACCCGCGTCTCCCGCAAACAGCTAGTCCAGCAAGAAGGCCTGGCGATGTTGCTGGCCGGCGTGGTGCTGCTGCTCCTGGCAATCCTGGTACCGGCGCCTCTGGCCCCGGGTATCCAGGAAGGGACCTCCCCTGCCAGTGAAAGCCTGGCTCCCTGGTTCTTCCTGTGGGTGCAGGAGCTGCTCAGGCTGGGGAACCCATTCATCTTTGGGGTGCTTGTCCCGGCGGGTGCTTTACTGCTGGTGGCCCTGGTGCCTTACCTGTTCCCAAAGCAGCTCACCCCTGCTGAATTAGGCCGGTGGTTCCCCCGCGGCGGGCGCAATGTACAGGTGCTGGTTGCCATCCTGGCGTTTTCCATCGTCTTGCTAACCGTATTGGCCCTCATTCACCGCATAACCTCTGCAGGCTGA
- a CDS encoding formylmethanofuran dehydrogenase yields MLSDLTTLLRTSAAEHSHLCPRQVLGVRMGLAGLARLCLSAPVNSKTALIIIETAGCFADGLRAATGATVGHRTLRVEDMGKIAATFTAIRHGTSLRLAPQADIRSKALAYAPEEKRRYFAQLMGYQHMPDEELFTFQEVQLRTPAEKIISHQNARARCAKCGEEILNEREVELDGLVVCRTCAYGGYYQVK; encoded by the coding sequence ATGCTGAGTGACTTAACCACCCTATTAAGAACCAGTGCTGCCGAGCACAGCCACCTGTGCCCCCGGCAGGTGCTGGGGGTGCGCATGGGTCTGGCAGGCCTGGCTCGGCTGTGCCTGAGCGCTCCGGTAAATAGCAAAACTGCCTTGATCATCATCGAGACTGCAGGCTGCTTTGCGGATGGACTGCGGGCGGCCACAGGTGCGACGGTCGGCCACCGCACGTTGCGCGTGGAAGATATGGGGAAGATTGCGGCAACCTTTACAGCCATCCGCCATGGAACCAGCCTGCGCCTGGCTCCCCAAGCCGATATCCGTAGCAAAGCGCTGGCCTATGCCCCCGAAGAGAAGCGGCGATATTTCGCCCAGCTCATGGGGTACCAGCACATGCCCGATGAGGAGCTGTTCACCTTCCAGGAAGTGCAGCTGCGCACTCCCGCTGAAAAGATCATCAGCCACCAGAATGCGCGTGCCCGCTGTGCGAAGTGCGGGGAAGAGATCCTCAATGAACGGGAAGTTGAGCTGGATGGCCTGGTTGTGTGCCGCACCTGTGCGTATGGTGGATATTACCAGGTGAAGTGA
- a CDS encoding amino acid ABC transporter substrate-binding protein codes for MSRKLMYLFSVLIAISILAAACGGSAETPTTAPSGGDVPPAQVVNTVIVTVEVPVSGTPAPPEVIKPAGYGETLAAVKAYGKVKCGVHTELLGFGYLDADGKNVGFDIDFCRAVAAAVLGDPEAIEAKSITAADRGPVLQTGEVNMVTRNMTWTSKRDAEWGNFTWITFYDGQGFLVRKDSNITKLEDMEGATVCVTTGTTTEKNLATSFADAGLTYEAVTFEQTSAVYGAFEEGRCDVATSDKSQLAAAQASMQKPDDYTILDITISKEPLTPAVPAGDDQWFDIVKTVIWGLINAEEFGITSANIEEMKASPNANIRTLLGVEGEADWGYSTLGLSPDSLANAIKAVGNYGEIYDRYFGANGVAFQLDRGLNKLWTEGGLMYAPPIK; via the coding sequence ATGTCACGGAAATTAATGTATCTATTCAGTGTCTTAATCGCCATCAGTATCCTGGCGGCTGCCTGCGGTGGTTCCGCGGAAACACCGACCACAGCACCTTCGGGTGGTGATGTACCGCCAGCACAGGTGGTCAACACCGTTATTGTCACCGTAGAGGTGCCGGTTTCAGGCACCCCGGCACCGCCGGAAGTGATCAAACCAGCTGGTTACGGTGAGACCCTGGCAGCCGTAAAGGCGTATGGCAAGGTAAAATGCGGCGTACATACTGAGCTGCTCGGGTTTGGATACCTGGACGCCGATGGGAAAAACGTGGGCTTTGACATTGACTTCTGCCGCGCTGTGGCAGCAGCAGTCTTGGGCGACCCTGAAGCAATCGAAGCAAAATCCATCACTGCAGCTGACCGTGGTCCTGTGCTGCAGACCGGTGAGGTCAATATGGTCACGCGCAACATGACCTGGACTTCCAAGCGCGATGCAGAATGGGGCAACTTCACCTGGATCACTTTCTATGATGGACAGGGCTTCCTGGTGCGCAAGGACAGCAATATCACCAAGCTGGAAGATATGGAGGGTGCGACTGTGTGCGTGACGACTGGCACGACGACGGAGAAGAACCTGGCAACCTCGTTCGCCGATGCAGGCCTCACTTACGAAGCAGTCACCTTTGAACAGACTTCGGCGGTGTATGGAGCCTTCGAAGAAGGACGCTGCGATGTAGCTACCAGCGATAAGAGCCAGCTAGCGGCAGCCCAGGCAAGCATGCAGAAACCAGATGATTACACGATTCTTGATATCACCATCTCCAAGGAACCACTCACCCCCGCAGTACCAGCGGGCGATGACCAGTGGTTCGATATCGTTAAGACGGTCATCTGGGGCCTGATCAATGCTGAAGAGTTCGGAATTACATCCGCCAACATCGAGGAGATGAAGGCGAGCCCGAACGCCAACATCCGGACCTTGCTGGGTGTGGAAGGTGAAGCCGATTGGGGTTACAGCACCCTGGGCTTATCACCAGATTCGCTGGCGAATGCAATCAAGGCGGTGGGTAACTATGGCGAGATCTACGACCGTTACTTCGGTGCCAACGGTGTTGCTTTCCAGCTAGATCGTGGGCTGAATAAGCTGTGGACTGAAGGCGGTTTGATGTATGCTCCACCCATCAAGTAA
- a CDS encoding amino acid ABC transporter permease translates to MTVISDEVAPPAPPGPLKWLRDNLFSTWYNSLLTILGGTVVYFIVVSVVSWVFTQADWRPVTVAPLLYLVGQYPRAELWRAGLSLWIFTFLIGMSWGVWKRYLRIFSIFLVVMFAVLAVFPLETPTITPAIRIAMGINSILILLGYRIGRMRVVNGKLVAALWLAALLLVPLVILSGFPGSSVLPKVATAVWGGLLITLLLSVGGIVLSFPIGVLLALGRRSSLPVVKWFSIGFIEIVRGVPLVTILFMFSIILALFLPTEARIDQVIRALIGIVIFSAAYMAENIRGGLQAIPPGQIEAAKALGLRSFHITFLIVLPQALRLVIPTIVGQFITLFKDTTLVYIVGINDLLGIGNAILNSNPAFVRLQMEVYLFIAVIFWIFSYFMSYASLQLEKALGVGER, encoded by the coding sequence ATGACCGTTATCTCTGATGAAGTCGCCCCTCCTGCTCCACCCGGCCCATTGAAATGGTTGCGTGACAACCTGTTCAGCACCTGGTACAACAGCTTGCTGACCATTTTGGGTGGCACGGTAGTGTACTTCATCGTGGTCAGTGTAGTATCCTGGGTGTTCACGCAAGCAGACTGGCGTCCTGTTACCGTGGCACCTCTGTTATACCTGGTGGGGCAATATCCCCGTGCGGAACTATGGCGTGCAGGTCTCAGCCTGTGGATTTTCACATTTTTGATTGGCATGAGCTGGGGAGTGTGGAAGCGCTACCTGCGCATATTCTCCATCTTCCTGGTCGTCATGTTTGCTGTGCTGGCCGTGTTCCCGCTTGAAACACCCACCATCACACCAGCCATTCGGATTGCGATGGGCATCAACTCCATCTTGATCCTCCTGGGATACCGAATTGGTAGGATGCGAGTAGTCAATGGCAAGCTTGTAGCTGCCTTGTGGCTGGCGGCCTTGCTTCTTGTCCCACTAGTGATATTAAGCGGGTTCCCCGGCTCAAGTGTGCTGCCGAAAGTGGCGACCGCGGTGTGGGGTGGGCTGCTGATTACGCTGCTGCTCTCGGTGGGAGGCATCGTGCTGTCGTTCCCCATCGGGGTACTGCTGGCGTTGGGCAGGCGCTCATCGCTACCAGTGGTCAAGTGGTTCTCGATCGGCTTCATTGAAATCGTGCGCGGAGTGCCACTGGTGACGATCCTGTTCATGTTTTCCATCATCCTGGCGCTGTTTCTTCCGACGGAAGCCAGGATTGACCAGGTGATCCGGGCACTGATTGGCATTGTGATCTTCTCCGCGGCATATATGGCTGAGAACATACGCGGTGGCCTGCAGGCGATCCCGCCCGGTCAGATTGAAGCAGCGAAGGCGCTGGGGCTGAGGAGTTTCCACATCACATTCCTTATTGTTTTACCGCAAGCATTGAGGCTGGTGATTCCGACCATCGTCGGGCAGTTTATCACCCTTTTCAAGGACACAACCCTGGTGTACATCGTGGGGATCAACGACCTGCTGGGGATCGGTAACGCGATCCTGAATTCAAATCCCGCATTTGTTCGCCTGCAGATGGAAGTGTACCTGTTCATAGCAGTAATTTTTTGGATTTTCAGCTATTTTATGTCTTACGCCAGCTTGCAGCTTGAGAAAGCTTTGGGTGTGGGTGAACGCTAG
- a CDS encoding transcriptional initiation protein Tat, translated as MPKTDVSQLSRRSFLKLGAATASALAVGQFIAPPVARAARQAHLLDSNGSGYISTMCEMCVWRCGVRAKVVEEKVVKLEGNPDHPHSKGKLCARGQSGLMTTYDPDRVLTPLIRVGKRGEGKFRQASWDEALDLVAEQMLSIKSKYGPEAMVFSSTHNLSQPLFENLLYGFGSPNYGTQRSLCFNAMIVANSITYGMEEPARDYSQVKYIILTGRNLTEAISTSETSDLIDSISGGAKVVYIDPRFTKTASKATEWLPIRPGTDLAFHLAMINVIIAEKLYDAAFVDKYTLGFDQVASLTMSTTPEWAATLTGIEAGTIRRIAEEFGAAGKYALAHNGWRTSNFINSFPTERAISILNAVVGNWGTTMFPSSGEGAGVLGSPPQPAYPRISAQRLDGVPWMYPFVPLKIGVFQQLRDSIVAGTPYEPHGWFISRQNPVQSLPDRQKTLEAFQKMDLIVTMDILVNDTDWFSDVVLPEASYLERYDPLVPMGNQVYIRQPVIEPQGEAKSALWVYKELGTRLGLADFFQYKDEVDYINQQLAPTGIPLETLRLHGNATLPTSTGSDIYEWSTPSGKVELFSSLLEKAKFDPVPIWTDPPQPKAGEFYLLTGKVGQHTQFGTQNNQLLHKYQDVPRLWMAPEAAKSLGLSDWDTVQVTSPVGTVQVALQVTDAMRTDCVYLTPGFGHLSMALRTAYGVGASDSVLHVTYTDPISGGQALSQTFVSVKKA; from the coding sequence ATGCCGAAAACAGATGTTTCACAACTTTCTAGGCGAAGCTTCTTAAAGTTAGGTGCGGCAACTGCCTCAGCACTTGCGGTGGGTCAGTTCATAGCCCCACCAGTGGCACGCGCAGCCCGCCAGGCACACCTGCTGGACAGCAACGGCAGTGGTTACATTTCCACGATGTGCGAGATGTGCGTTTGGCGCTGTGGGGTGCGAGCCAAAGTTGTTGAAGAAAAAGTAGTCAAGCTGGAAGGCAACCCGGACCACCCACACTCAAAGGGCAAGCTGTGTGCCAGGGGTCAATCGGGCCTGATGACTACCTACGACCCCGACAGGGTATTGACCCCCCTCATCCGGGTGGGCAAGCGTGGTGAGGGTAAATTCCGCCAGGCGAGCTGGGATGAAGCCCTGGATTTGGTGGCAGAGCAGATGCTGTCGATCAAGAGCAAGTATGGGCCTGAGGCGATGGTCTTCTCGTCCACCCACAACCTGTCGCAACCCCTGTTCGAAAACCTGCTCTATGGGTTTGGCTCACCCAATTATGGCACACAACGCAGCCTGTGTTTCAACGCTATGATCGTGGCCAACTCGATCACCTATGGCATGGAAGAACCGGCGCGTGATTACAGCCAGGTGAAGTACATCATCCTGACCGGCCGTAACCTGACCGAAGCCATCTCCACCTCCGAGACTTCAGACCTGATCGATTCCATCTCAGGTGGGGCGAAGGTGGTGTATATCGACCCACGCTTCACGAAGACTGCCTCCAAGGCGACCGAATGGCTGCCCATTCGCCCGGGCACCGACCTGGCTTTTCACCTGGCCATGATCAACGTCATCATTGCAGAAAAGCTGTATGATGCAGCCTTCGTTGACAAGTACACCCTTGGATTCGACCAAGTGGCTTCGCTGACGATGTCCACCACACCCGAATGGGCTGCCACGCTGACCGGCATCGAAGCTGGAACCATCCGGCGCATCGCCGAGGAGTTCGGCGCAGCCGGGAAATATGCCCTGGCCCACAATGGCTGGCGCACGTCCAACTTTATCAATTCTTTCCCCACAGAACGGGCCATTTCCATCCTGAATGCCGTGGTGGGTAATTGGGGTACGACCATGTTCCCCTCCAGTGGCGAAGGCGCAGGCGTGCTCGGCAGCCCACCTCAACCTGCCTACCCACGCATTTCTGCCCAGCGCCTGGATGGCGTTCCTTGGATGTACCCATTCGTGCCCCTCAAGATCGGTGTTTTCCAGCAGCTGCGTGACTCCATCGTGGCAGGTACACCTTATGAACCCCACGGCTGGTTCATCTCAAGGCAGAACCCGGTGCAATCGCTGCCTGACCGGCAGAAAACCCTGGAAGCTTTCCAAAAGATGGACCTGATTGTCACCATGGATATCCTGGTAAACGATACAGATTGGTTCTCAGACGTCGTCCTGCCCGAAGCATCTTACCTGGAACGTTACGACCCACTGGTCCCCATGGGAAATCAGGTTTATATCCGCCAGCCGGTAATCGAACCCCAAGGCGAAGCAAAATCGGCTTTATGGGTTTACAAGGAGCTCGGAACCCGCCTCGGTCTGGCGGATTTCTTCCAATACAAGGACGAAGTTGACTACATCAACCAGCAGCTGGCACCCACGGGCATCCCGCTGGAAACCTTACGGCTGCATGGCAATGCGACCCTGCCCACATCCACCGGCAGCGATATTTATGAGTGGAGCACACCCAGCGGCAAAGTGGAGCTGTTCTCCAGCTTGTTGGAGAAGGCCAAGTTCGATCCTGTGCCGATATGGACGGACCCTCCCCAGCCCAAGGCAGGTGAGTTCTACCTGCTCACCGGCAAGGTGGGCCAGCATACCCAATTTGGCACACAGAATAACCAGCTGCTGCACAAGTACCAGGATGTGCCCCGCCTGTGGATGGCTCCGGAAGCTGCCAAGAGCCTGGGACTATCCGATTGGGACACGGTCCAGGTCACTTCACCGGTGGGCACCGTCCAGGTTGCACTGCAGGTGACCGATGCCATGCGCACTGATTGCGTTTACCTTACCCCAGGTTTTGGGCACCTCTCGATGGCTCTCCGTACCGCGTACGGGGTGGGGGCGAGTGACTCAGTGCTCCACGTGACCTACACGGATCCTATCAGCGGTGGCCAGGCACTCAGCCAGACCTTCGTCTCGGTGAAGAAGGCGTAA
- a CDS encoding pilus assembly protein, translating into MLFYKKERGQGMVEYALLIVLIALVVVTLIAVMGTAVSKMYQDITTAFPLH; encoded by the coding sequence ATGCTTTTTTATAAAAAAGAGCGTGGGCAGGGGATGGTTGAGTATGCCTTATTGATCGTATTAATTGCCCTGGTGGTTGTCACCCTCATTGCCGTGATGGGTACCGCGGTGTCAAAAATGTACCAGGATATTACCACCGCTTTCCCGCTTCATTAA
- a CDS encoding polar amino acid ABC transporter permease: protein MANAEYSNRIPLWRDERVLKILAQVVSSILVLGILYWLINNFMVITRQRGMPLTYGFLDEAAGFPIKEAFIPYAPTMTFGRAVLVGLVNTLVVSALGIVFATVLGFIVGLMRLSSNWLISRIALAYIEFHRNIPLLVLLFLWYFGVFNKLPAVKQSFAFPDVIYINQRGFYITWPHLAVGGLVFLGFVIAGVILAVVAWIVLRRIREVKAIETYYGWVSLGLLILVPLIGWFVAGGKPLVLDIPVLKGFNFTGGLRLSPEFAALLIGLATYTSAFIAEVIRSGIQAVHKGQIEAAKAVGLRYSQILSLIIVPQALRVVIPPLISQYLNLTKNSSLALVIGFQELFAIGKVTINQAGRAVPVFLLIMAIYLAISLLTSVVLNFYNKRVQLIER, encoded by the coding sequence ATGGCAAACGCAGAATACTCGAATAGAATCCCGCTCTGGCGTGACGAGCGCGTGTTGAAGATCCTGGCACAGGTGGTTTCATCCATCCTGGTGCTTGGGATTCTGTATTGGCTGATCAACAACTTCATGGTGATAACGAGACAACGAGGTATGCCGCTTACCTATGGATTCCTGGATGAAGCGGCAGGGTTCCCGATCAAAGAGGCGTTCATCCCATATGCTCCGACGATGACCTTCGGTCGAGCCGTCCTGGTGGGGCTGGTGAATACACTGGTGGTGTCGGCATTGGGGATTGTGTTCGCCACCGTGTTGGGCTTCATCGTTGGGTTGATGCGCCTTTCGTCCAACTGGCTGATCAGCCGTATCGCCCTGGCGTACATCGAGTTTCACCGCAACATCCCGCTGCTGGTGCTGCTGTTCCTGTGGTATTTTGGTGTGTTCAACAAGCTGCCAGCGGTGAAGCAAAGCTTTGCCTTTCCCGACGTGATCTACATCAACCAGCGCGGCTTCTACATCACCTGGCCGCATCTGGCTGTGGGTGGGCTGGTTTTCCTGGGCTTCGTCATTGCGGGTGTCATCCTGGCAGTTGTGGCTTGGATCGTGCTTCGGCGCATCAGGGAAGTGAAAGCCATAGAGACTTATTATGGATGGGTGAGCCTGGGATTGCTCATCCTGGTTCCGCTGATTGGCTGGTTTGTCGCGGGAGGCAAGCCGCTGGTGCTCGATATCCCGGTGCTCAAGGGTTTCAACTTCACGGGTGGCCTGCGCCTGTCCCCGGAGTTCGCCGCCCTTTTAATCGGCCTGGCAACGTACACGTCAGCTTTCATAGCAGAAGTGATCCGCTCGGGCATCCAGGCGGTGCACAAGGGACAAATTGAAGCCGCCAAGGCGGTTGGATTACGCTACTCCCAAATCTTGAGCCTCATCATCGTACCGCAAGCCCTGCGGGTAGTCATCCCACCGCTCATCAGCCAGTATTTAAACCTGACCAAGAACTCTAGCCTGGCACTCGTCATTGGCTTCCAGGAGCTGTTCGCCATCGGCAAGGTGACGATCAACCAGGCTGGGCGGGCAGTGCCGGTTTTTCTCCTGATCATGGCAATTTACCTGGCAATCAGCCTGCTGACCTCCGTCGTATTGAATTTCTACAACAAGCGGGTGCAGCTTATTGAAAGGTGA